In the Sulfitobacter pacificus genome, one interval contains:
- a CDS encoding MATE family efflux transporter, with protein sequence MSQTNSFTHGPLGPIFLKTALPIIFVMGMNGLLAVVDAIFLGRYVGAGALSAVTLIFPFYMLIVALATMVSGGMSSILARQLGAADMEGARATFAGAHGFALFVSAALILGYLLFGRMLSLGLASGSEPLADMAQTYLAITAFVSPLAFLLSVHSDALRNEGRVGFMAAMSLLVSISNIGFNYVLIALMGLGVAGSAYGTALAQLLAFAIIIAYRMTGRADLHPRVLLHSPLTRGWSRILALGAPQSLNFIGIALGSAAVITALQMFNVANYEVTVSAFGIVTRVMTFLFLPLLGLTFALQSIVGNNYGAQEWRRSDQSLRLGIWIAFIYCTIFQIVLMMFPKAIAKVFVDDPAVIAAFAHIMSLTVAMLWLAGPLIIIASYFQAIGNATRAAILGLTKPYAFALPLTFALPALLGEPGIWLAGPLAEILMAVLTVAVLHQTARALNLRCGLFAAATR encoded by the coding sequence ATGTCGCAAACCAATAGTTTCACCCATGGGCCACTGGGCCCTATCTTTTTGAAAACCGCACTGCCGATCATCTTTGTGATGGGCATGAACGGATTGCTCGCAGTGGTCGATGCGATCTTTCTGGGGCGCTATGTCGGGGCGGGTGCCCTGAGCGCGGTCACCCTGATCTTCCCCTTTTATATGTTGATCGTCGCCCTGGCCACTATGGTATCAGGCGGCATGTCCAGCATCCTTGCACGGCAATTGGGCGCGGCAGATATGGAAGGTGCCCGCGCTACCTTTGCCGGGGCACATGGCTTTGCCCTCTTCGTGAGCGCGGCCCTGATCCTTGGCTACCTGCTGTTTGGGCGCATGCTCAGCCTTGGGCTTGCTTCCGGCTCAGAACCGCTGGCGGATATGGCACAGACCTATCTGGCCATTACTGCCTTTGTCTCTCCTCTTGCCTTTCTGCTGTCCGTCCATTCGGATGCACTGCGCAATGAAGGGCGTGTCGGGTTCATGGCCGCGATGAGCCTGCTTGTCTCAATCTCCAACATCGGGTTCAACTATGTGCTGATCGCCCTGATGGGCCTTGGCGTCGCGGGATCGGCCTATGGCACCGCTCTGGCGCAACTGCTGGCTTTTGCGATCATCATTGCTTACCGCATGACAGGCCGCGCCGATTTGCACCCGCGGGTGTTGTTGCACAGCCCCCTCACCCGCGGGTGGTCACGTATCCTTGCGCTTGGGGCACCACAAAGCCTAAATTTCATCGGCATCGCCCTTGGATCTGCTGCAGTCATCACCGCGCTTCAAATGTTCAACGTGGCGAACTATGAAGTCACCGTATCCGCCTTCGGGATCGTTACGCGGGTGATGACGTTTCTGTTCCTGCCCTTGCTGGGCCTGACCTTTGCCCTGCAATCAATCGTTGGTAACAACTACGGCGCACAGGAATGGCGTCGGTCGGACCAAAGCCTGCGACTGGGGATCTGGATCGCCTTCATCTACTGCACGATCTTCCAAATCGTGCTGATGATGTTCCCCAAAGCCATCGCAAAGGTCTTTGTCGATGATCCGGCAGTGATCGCGGCCTTTGCGCATATCATGTCGCTGACTGTCGCCATGTTGTGGCTGGCCGGCCCGTTGATCATCATCGCCAGCTATTTCCAAGCCATCGGCAATGCGACGCGCGCGGCAATACTCGGCCTGACAAAACCCTATGCATTTGCCCTGCCGCTTACCTTTGCCCTGCCTGCGCTCTTGGGGGAACCGGGCATCTGGCTGGCAGGTCCGCTAGCCGAAATCCTGATGGCTGTGCTGACTGTCGCCGTGCTGCACCAAACCGCAAGGGCGCTGAACCTGCGGTGCGGGCTTTTCGCAGCTGCAACAAGATAA
- a CDS encoding MBL fold metallo-hydrolase, whose protein sequence is MSLSLPAPIVTAFFDDATNTVSYVVQDPQGSACAIIDSVLDFDHAAGRTDTRSADRVVAFIQDKALNLQWILESHVHADHLSAAPYLQEKLGGKIGIGNQIRVVQDTFGKVFNEGTEFQRDGSQFDALFADGDSFHIGQMRADVMHTPGHTPACLTYVIGDAAFVGDTLFMPDFGTARCDFPGGSAHDLYQSIQRILSLPDETRIFVGHDYKAPGREDFAWETTVAAQKAANVHVGGGKDEDSFVDLRETRDAQLAMPKLIVPSLQVNMRAGHMPPAEEDGTVMLKLPINKL, encoded by the coding sequence ATGTCACTGTCCCTTCCCGCCCCGATTGTCACCGCGTTCTTTGACGATGCGACCAATACCGTCAGCTATGTGGTGCAGGACCCGCAGGGCTCTGCCTGTGCAATCATCGATTCCGTGCTGGATTTCGATCACGCCGCGGGGCGTACCGATACCCGATCCGCCGATAGAGTCGTCGCCTTCATTCAAGATAAGGCGCTGAATTTGCAGTGGATATTGGAAAGCCATGTGCATGCCGACCACCTGTCTGCCGCCCCCTATCTGCAAGAGAAACTTGGCGGTAAAATCGGCATCGGCAATCAAATCCGCGTGGTGCAGGATACCTTTGGCAAGGTCTTTAACGAAGGCACGGAATTTCAGCGCGACGGCAGCCAATTTGACGCGCTGTTCGCAGATGGTGACAGTTTCCACATCGGTCAGATGCGCGCGGATGTGATGCACACGCCGGGGCATACGCCGGCTTGCCTGACCTATGTGATCGGCGATGCGGCCTTTGTTGGCGATACATTGTTCATGCCGGATTTCGGTACTGCGCGTTGTGATTTCCCGGGGGGTTCGGCGCATGACCTCTATCAGTCGATCCAGCGGATCCTGTCCCTGCCAGATGAAACGCGCATCTTTGTCGGCCATGATTACAAGGCACCGGGCCGCGAAGATTTTGCCTGGGAAACCACTGTTGCCGCGCAAAAGGCGGCCAATGTGCATGTCGGCGGTGGCAAGGACGAAGACAGCTTTGTCGATCTGCGCGAAACCCGCGATGCGCAACTGGCGATGCCCAAACTGATCGTGCCCTCCCTGCAGGTCAACATGCGTGCGGGCCATATGCCCCCCGCCGAAGAGGATGGCACGGTGATGTTGAAGCTGCCCATTAACAAGCTTTGA
- the rplI gene encoding 50S ribosomal protein L9, protein MQVILLQRVAKLGQMGDVVDVKPGFARNFLLPQGKALSASKANIEAFEGRKAQLEAQNLETKAEAEAMSAKLDGQQFIVIRSASDAGALYGSVTTRDAADAATAEGFTVDRKQVVLSAPIKELGLHDVSVVLHPEVEATIQLNVARSVEEAELQASGKSIQELAAEEEAAADFEIAELFDDIGAAASEDDDLVSTPEESAAEAGDQDDTANA, encoded by the coding sequence ATGCAAGTTATCCTTCTCCAACGTGTGGCCAAACTGGGCCAGATGGGCGATGTCGTTGACGTAAAGCCGGGCTTTGCGCGCAACTTCCTGTTGCCACAGGGCAAGGCGCTCTCCGCGTCCAAAGCCAATATCGAAGCTTTCGAGGGCCGCAAGGCACAACTCGAAGCGCAGAACCTTGAGACCAAAGCAGAAGCAGAAGCAATGTCTGCCAAGCTGGACGGTCAGCAGTTCATCGTGATTCGCTCCGCGTCTGACGCCGGTGCGCTTTACGGTTCCGTCACCACCCGTGACGCGGCTGATGCGGCAACCGCCGAAGGCTTTACCGTGGACCGCAAACAGGTTGTCCTGTCCGCGCCCATCAAAGAGCTGGGCCTGCACGACGTTTCTGTTGTTCTGCACCCAGAAGTCGAAGCCACCATTCAGCTAAACGTTGCACGCTCCGTTGAAGAGGCCGAACTTCAGGCATCCGGCAAGTCCATTCAGGAACTGGCCGCTGAAGAAGAAGCCGCAGCCGACTTTGAAATTGCTGAACTGTTTGACGATATCGGTGCCGCGGCATCCGAAGACGATGATCTGGTATCCACTCCAGAAGAGTCTGCCGCTGAAGCTGGCGATCAGGACGACACAGCAAACGCCTAA
- a CDS encoding sensor histidine kinase, translating to MNVGINQLIFVCLAYVVFLFAVAFLAERASAQGRFAAILRSPLIYTLSLSIYCTAWTFYGAVGYAARSGLEYVTIYLGPSLVMIGWWWILRRLVSIGRSQRVTSIADLISSRYGKSNALAIVVTLMAVIGVTPYIALQLQSVVLSLSIFATAEGAGGQGFNATPAAFWVATGLALFTVLFGTRNLNVNERHHGIVIAVAVEAVVKLVALLAVGIFVVWGLAGGLTETLARIDASDIGEWEVQGSRWTALTLLSAAAFLCLPRMFQVMVVENDDERHLQIASWAFPAYLMLMSLFVVPIAVVGLDLLPAGSNPDLFVLSLPLSQNQNGLATLSFLGGFSSATSMVIVATLALSTMVSNHIVMPVWLALRQGGATQSGDVRGVIILSRRFCILLTIALGFLYYRASGGSGALAAIGTISFGGVAQFLPALLGGIFWRGATRAGALCGLGTGFALWIFTMLLPSFGMDVALSKDTFEHGLMGLSWLRPQALFGIEGLDPTVHAVVWSLSLNTLAFTLVSIFSFPEPIERLQGAQFVNVSDHAGPSRVWTASVAGSEDLMIMSQRIMGASEAQIFFQKQTEAQGLSGHLPEPTPAFIEALERELAASVGAATAHAMVSQIVGGSAISVQDLLAVADESAQMLEYSSQLEQKSRQLSETAAKLQAANEKLTQLSLQKDGFLSQISHELRTPMTSIRSFSEILRDTGSLSEADKTRYASIIHAETIRLTRLLDDLLDLSVLENGQVSLHLAQEPLHLVLERAVTTVVSGGEGGLQVQITPQAKNVVLNTDLDRLVQVFINLISNAQKYCQAETPKLTITPCLTPTGLTIDFIDNGTGIAVDERVVIFEKFYRVGGSQGDGAGLGLAICQEIMERLGGEIRYLEGKAGAAFQVSLPHSALVVETAAAS from the coding sequence AGAACGGGCTTCGGCGCAGGGACGCTTTGCCGCGATTCTGCGCTCGCCCTTGATCTATACCTTATCCCTGTCGATCTATTGCACCGCCTGGACGTTCTACGGCGCGGTTGGCTATGCCGCGCGCTCGGGATTGGAATATGTCACCATCTATCTTGGCCCTTCATTGGTGATGATCGGCTGGTGGTGGATTCTGCGTCGCTTGGTCAGCATCGGGCGCAGTCAAAGGGTGACATCGATTGCCGACCTGATTTCATCGCGCTATGGCAAATCGAACGCGCTGGCGATTGTTGTGACCTTGATGGCGGTTATCGGGGTTACCCCTTATATTGCGTTGCAATTACAATCGGTTGTCTTGTCACTTTCGATCTTTGCAACGGCTGAAGGGGCAGGTGGACAGGGGTTCAACGCCACGCCTGCGGCCTTCTGGGTGGCGACCGGATTGGCCCTGTTTACGGTGTTGTTCGGCACGCGAAACCTGAACGTCAACGAACGCCACCACGGCATCGTCATCGCCGTTGCAGTCGAGGCGGTGGTCAAGCTGGTGGCCCTGCTGGCGGTCGGCATCTTTGTAGTCTGGGGGTTGGCCGGTGGATTGACCGAAACACTGGCCCGTATCGATGCTTCCGACATTGGCGAATGGGAGGTGCAGGGCAGCCGCTGGACCGCGCTGACCCTGTTGTCCGCTGCCGCGTTCCTTTGCCTGCCAAGGATGTTTCAGGTGATGGTGGTCGAGAATGACGACGAACGTCATTTGCAAATCGCCTCTTGGGCCTTTCCTGCCTATCTGATGTTGATGAGCCTGTTTGTGGTGCCCATTGCGGTTGTTGGGCTTGATCTGTTGCCGGCTGGATCAAACCCTGATCTCTTTGTGCTGAGTCTGCCACTTAGCCAGAACCAGAACGGTCTGGCGACGCTGTCGTTTCTGGGGGGGTTTTCCTCGGCCACATCGATGGTCATTGTCGCCACGCTGGCGCTGAGCACGATGGTCAGCAACCACATTGTGATGCCGGTCTGGCTGGCGCTGCGTCAGGGCGGGGCGACGCAATCGGGGGATGTGCGCGGCGTGATCATCCTGTCGCGGCGGTTTTGTATCCTGTTAACCATCGCGCTAGGGTTTCTCTACTACCGTGCATCCGGCGGCAGCGGGGCTTTGGCGGCGATAGGGACGATCAGCTTTGGCGGTGTGGCGCAGTTTTTGCCTGCGCTTCTGGGGGGGATTTTCTGGCGCGGTGCCACGCGGGCCGGGGCGCTTTGCGGGTTGGGCACCGGCTTTGCCCTGTGGATATTCACCATGTTATTGCCCAGCTTCGGGATGGATGTTGCCCTGTCAAAAGACACGTTTGAACACGGGCTTATGGGGCTAAGCTGGCTGCGCCCGCAGGCGCTTTTCGGGATTGAGGGGCTGGATCCGACTGTACATGCGGTTGTCTGGAGCTTGTCGCTTAACACGCTTGCCTTCACCCTTGTGTCGATCTTTTCCTTCCCCGAACCGATTGAACGGTTGCAGGGCGCGCAATTTGTCAACGTGTCGGACCATGCGGGCCCTTCGCGGGTCTGGACCGCTTCAGTGGCTGGCAGCGAAGATCTGATGATCATGAGCCAGCGCATCATGGGCGCATCCGAGGCGCAGATTTTCTTTCAGAAACAAACAGAGGCACAGGGGCTGTCCGGGCATCTGCCGGAACCGACACCGGCCTTTATCGAAGCGTTGGAACGTGAATTGGCGGCCTCGGTCGGGGCGGCGACGGCCCACGCGATGGTCAGCCAGATTGTCGGCGGCAGCGCGATTTCAGTGCAGGACCTGCTGGCGGTGGCGGATGAATCCGCACAGATGCTGGAATACTCCAGCCAGCTGGAACAAAAATCACGCCAATTGTCAGAAACAGCGGCCAAGTTGCAGGCAGCCAATGAAAAGCTGACGCAGCTGTCACTGCAAAAAGACGGGTTCCTTAGCCAAATCAGCCATGAGCTGCGCACGCCGATGACCTCGATCCGGTCGTTTTCGGAGATCCTGCGCGACACTGGCAGCCTGAGCGAGGCGGATAAAACACGCTATGCGTCAATCATCCACGCGGAAACCATCCGCCTGACCCGGCTGCTGGACGATCTGCTGGACCTGTCTGTGCTGGAGAATGGTCAGGTGTCCCTGCATCTGGCGCAAGAGCCGCTGCATCTGGTTCTGGAGCGGGCAGTGACCACAGTGGTCTCTGGTGGCGAAGGCGGCTTGCAGGTGCAGATCACCCCGCAGGCGAAAAATGTGGTGCTGAACACTGATCTGGATCGTTTGGTGCAGGTTTTCATCAATCTGATCAGCAACGCGCAGAAATATTGTCAGGCAGAAACCCCCAAGCTGACGATCACCCCTTGTCTGACGCCGACAGGGCTTACCATTGACTTTATCGACAATGGCACAGGCATCGCGGTGGATGAGCGGGTGGTGATTTTTGAGAAGTTCTACCGTGTCGGCGGATCACAAGGGGATGGTGCCGGGCTGGGGCTGGCGATTTGCCAAGAAATCATGGAACGACTGGGGGGAGAGATCCGCTATCTCGAAGGTAAGGCGGGGGCGGCGTTTCAGGTATCACTGCCCCATAGCGCATTGGTGGTGGAAACGGCGGCTGCGTCCTGA
- a CDS encoding DUF2312 domain-containing protein has protein sequence MSDFSTNPAPQSDVVEAQGDATYRVTANELRQFVERIERLDAEKKDLAEQQKEVMAEAKSRGYDVKVLRKVIALRKRDKDDIAEEEAVMEMYKEALGM, from the coding sequence ATGAGCGATTTTTCCACCAATCCCGCCCCGCAATCCGATGTCGTCGAAGCGCAGGGCGACGCGACCTATCGTGTCACCGCCAATGAGCTGCGCCAGTTTGTCGAGCGGATCGAACGGCTGGATGCCGAAAAGAAGGATCTTGCAGAGCAGCAAAAAGAGGTCATGGCCGAAGCAAAATCACGCGGCTACGACGTCAAGGTGCTGCGCAAGGTGATTGCGCTGCGTAAGCGCGACAAGGATGATATCGCCGAAGAAGAGGCGGTGATGGAAATGTATAAGGAAGCACTGGGCATGTAG
- a CDS encoding YceI family protein: MKSMILAAALAFGASSAFAAEKYVLDASHSQVLFSYSHLGYSTTYGMFSGFEGEIMFDADAPENSSVNVSMPLASMFTGWEQRKGHFMTADFFDAKEGDMITFVSTGIEVTGDDTAKITGDLTLNEVTKSVVLDAKLNKSGDHPMAGKPWMGFDATTTVTRSDFGLGAFAPAVSDDVALNISVEAMKAE, translated from the coding sequence ATGAAATCAATGATCCTTGCCGCTGCGCTTGCATTTGGTGCAAGCAGCGCTTTTGCTGCTGAAAAATATGTTCTGGACGCCAGCCACAGCCAAGTGTTGTTCAGCTATAGCCACCTTGGCTATTCAACAACGTATGGGATGTTCTCCGGCTTTGAAGGCGAGATCATGTTTGACGCCGACGCCCCTGAAAATTCCTCGGTAAATGTATCCATGCCGCTGGCGTCAATGTTCACCGGCTGGGAACAGCGCAAGGGCCACTTCATGACGGCGGATTTCTTTGACGCGAAAGAGGGTGACATGATCACCTTCGTCTCGACCGGTATTGAAGTGACCGGCGATGACACGGCCAAGATCACAGGTGATCTAACGCTGAATGAAGTGACCAAATCTGTGGTGCTGGATGCCAAGCTGAACAAATCCGGCGATCATCCGATGGCGGGCAAGCCTTGGATGGGCTTTGACGCGACCACAACAGTGACGCGTTCGGATTTTGGTCTGGGTGCCTTTGCTCCGGCGGTCAGCGATGACGTTGCGCTGAATATTTCAGTTGAGGCGATGAAGGCCGAGTAA
- the tig gene encoding trigger factor: MQVNETLNEGLKRGYSIVVTAAELEAKVNEKLAEAQPEVEMKGFRKGKVPMALLKKQFGQRVMGEAMQESIDGAMSEHFEKSGDRPAMQPEVKMTNEDWKEGDDVNVEMSYEALPEIPELDLSKIKLEKLVVKADDAAIDEALANLAETAQDFKARKKGSKAKDGDQVVMDFLGKVDGEAFEGGAAEDFPLVLGSGNFIPGFEDQLVGVKAEEEKLVTVKFPDDYQAEHLKGKEATFECTIKEVKEPVAAEINDEMATKFGAEDLAALKTQIAERLEAEYAGASRAVMKRGLLDALDKMVDFELPPSLVDAEAGQIAHQLWHEDNPEVQGHDHPEIETTDEHKTLATRRVRLGLLLAELGQKAEVEVTDAEMTQAIMNQARQYPGQERQFFEFVQQNQQMQQQLRAPLFEDKVVDHIAEGAKVTEKTVSKEDLQKAVEALEEAE, from the coding sequence ATGCAGGTCAATGAGACGCTGAACGAAGGTCTGAAACGCGGATATTCCATCGTGGTTACCGCCGCAGAACTGGAAGCCAAGGTCAACGAAAAGCTGGCCGAGGCACAGCCCGAAGTCGAGATGAAGGGTTTCCGCAAAGGCAAGGTGCCGATGGCGCTGCTGAAAAAGCAGTTTGGCCAGCGTGTTATGGGCGAAGCAATGCAGGAAAGCATTGACGGTGCCATGTCCGAGCATTTTGAAAAATCCGGCGACCGCCCTGCGATGCAGCCTGAGGTCAAAATGACCAACGAAGACTGGAAAGAGGGCGACGACGTCAACGTCGAAATGTCCTATGAGGCGCTGCCAGAGATTCCCGAGCTGGACCTGTCCAAGATCAAGCTGGAAAAGCTGGTTGTCAAAGCAGACGATGCGGCCATTGATGAAGCACTGGCCAATCTGGCCGAGACCGCGCAGGACTTCAAAGCCCGCAAGAAAGGTTCTAAAGCCAAAGACGGTGATCAGGTTGTCATGGATTTCCTGGGCAAGGTTGATGGTGAAGCCTTTGAAGGTGGTGCCGCCGAAGATTTCCCACTGGTGCTGGGCTCGGGCAACTTCATCCCCGGTTTCGAGGACCAGCTGGTTGGTGTGAAGGCCGAAGAAGAAAAGCTGGTGACTGTTAAGTTCCCGGATGACTATCAGGCCGAGCATCTGAAGGGTAAAGAAGCGACCTTTGAATGCACCATCAAAGAAGTGAAAGAGCCTGTTGCCGCAGAGATCAACGACGAAATGGCGACGAAGTTCGGTGCCGAAGATCTGGCCGCGCTGAAAACCCAGATCGCTGAGCGTCTGGAGGCGGAATATGCCGGCGCATCACGTGCCGTCATGAAGCGTGGCCTGCTGGACGCGCTGGACAAGATGGTTGATTTCGAACTGCCACCTTCCTTGGTTGACGCCGAAGCTGGCCAGATTGCGCATCAGCTGTGGCATGAAGACAACCCAGAGGTTCAGGGCCACGACCACCCAGAAATCGAAACCACCGACGAGCATAAGACACTGGCCACACGCCGCGTGCGTCTGGGCCTGTTGCTGGCTGAACTGGGTCAGAAAGCCGAAGTTGAAGTGACCGACGCCGAAATGACACAAGCAATCATGAACCAGGCGCGTCAGTACCCGGGTCAGGAGCGCCAGTTCTTTGAATTCGTTCAGCAAAACCAGCAGATGCAGCAGCAGCTGCGTGCACCTTTGTTCGAAGACAAGGTTGTGGATCACATCGCAGAAGGTGCGAAAGTGACCGAGAAAACCGTTTCGAAAGAAGATCTGCAGAAAGCTGTTGAGGCGCTTGAAGAGGCCGAATAA
- the rpsF gene encoding 30S ribosomal protein S6 has translation MPLYEHVMIARQDLSNTQAEGLIEHFGAVLADNGGKLVDSEYWGVKTMAYKINKNRKGHYAFLRSDAPAPAVQEMERLMRLHDDVMRVLTIKMDEHKELPSVQMQKRDERPERGERRERR, from the coding sequence ATGCCACTATATGAGCATGTTATGATTGCGCGTCAGGACCTGTCCAACACGCAAGCCGAAGGCCTTATCGAACACTTTGGTGCCGTCCTTGCCGACAATGGCGGGAAACTCGTGGATAGCGAGTATTGGGGCGTCAAAACGATGGCCTATAAGATCAACAAAAACCGCAAGGGCCACTACGCCTTCCTGCGTTCGGATGCACCTGCACCGGCCGTTCAGGAAATGGAGCGTCTGATGCGCCTGCATGACGACGTAATGCGCGTTTTGACCATCAAAATGGACGAGCACAAAGAGCTGCCATCCGTTCAGATGCAAAAGCGTGACGAGCGTCCCGAGCGCGGCGAACGCCGCGAGCGCCGTTGA
- a CDS encoding FliM/FliN family flagellar motor switch protein codes for MDTTLHRKAQAGRAEHQARAMSLAKALRLTLAKVAEDKFEMSMAALSLRNQTCPGEKIDQHLSETDLLMLFDGPGGRRAAVMMDPALVGALIQQQTMGKVLAVNDSADRPMTPTDAAIAAPFLDALLQRAAPVPEDPDDQKLISGFRFGAWVEDARVLAMSLDAPDYQLIHIDVDISGGIRQGRIMMCMPLGQEVESAAKPGDSPAEDKPDLDPPQRVTLSETVMKLTVDLRISLAKMRMPLRDLGKLAVGDVLDLGAADFSKVRVQTLAGRAIGRGTLGQLDGVRAVQVAATSDVTQNLQRRASDRDHMNLPDISGPAAEADEPHGMPDLPELPDLPDLTGGEGEGATAPADSLPDLPDLPDMSDLPDFDEAPDLPELPELNVG; via the coding sequence ATGGACACGACCTTGCATCGCAAGGCGCAAGCGGGCCGTGCCGAGCATCAGGCGCGGGCGATGTCGCTTGCCAAGGCACTGCGGCTGACGCTGGCCAAAGTGGCTGAAGACAAATTTGAAATGTCGATGGCCGCGCTAAGCCTGCGCAACCAAACGTGTCCGGGCGAAAAGATCGATCAACATTTGTCCGAAACTGATCTGTTGATGTTATTTGACGGCCCTGGTGGCCGCCGCGCGGCTGTGATGATGGATCCTGCGTTGGTCGGGGCGCTGATTCAGCAACAAACCATGGGCAAGGTTCTGGCGGTGAATGACAGCGCGGACCGTCCTATGACGCCGACCGATGCCGCGATTGCCGCGCCGTTTCTGGATGCGCTTCTGCAACGTGCCGCACCTGTTCCCGAAGACCCGGATGATCAGAAACTGATTTCCGGGTTTCGTTTCGGGGCCTGGGTCGAAGACGCGCGGGTCTTGGCTATGTCGCTGGATGCGCCGGATTACCAGCTGATCCATATTGACGTCGATATTTCCGGCGGCATCCGGCAGGGCCGCATTATGATGTGCATGCCGCTGGGGCAGGAGGTTGAAAGCGCTGCAAAACCGGGGGATTCACCGGCAGAGGACAAACCGGATCTTGATCCGCCTCAGCGGGTGACCCTGTCAGAGACAGTGATGAAGCTGACGGTCGATTTACGGATTTCCCTCGCGAAAATGCGCATGCCGCTGCGGGATCTGGGCAAACTTGCAGTGGGGGATGTCCTTGACCTTGGGGCGGCGGATTTCTCCAAAGTGCGGGTTCAGACGCTGGCGGGGCGCGCGATTGGGCGCGGCACTCTTGGTCAGCTGGACGGGGTGCGCGCGGTGCAGGTCGCCGCGACCAGTGATGTCACACAAAATCTGCAACGTCGGGCAAGCGACCGTGATCATATGAATTTGCCGGATATTTCCGGCCCCGCAGCCGAAGCCGATGAACCGCACGGGATGCCGGACCTGCCGGAATTACCTGATCTGCCAGACCTCACCGGCGGTGAGGGCGAGGGCGCGACAGCCCCGGCAGACAGTTTGCCGGACCTTCCCGATTTGCCGGATATGTCTGATCTGCCCGATTTTGATGAGGCGCCGGATCTGCCAGAGCTGCCAGAGTTAAACGTCGGGTGA
- the rpsR gene encoding 30S ribosomal protein S18, translated as MAAKPFFRRRKVCPFSGDNAPAIDYKDTRLLQRYISERGKIVPSRITAVSAKKQRELARAIKRARFLALLPYAVK; from the coding sequence ATGGCTGCAAAACCATTTTTCCGCCGTCGCAAAGTCTGCCCTTTCTCGGGCGACAATGCACCTGCGATCGATTACAAAGACACACGTCTGCTGCAACGCTACATCTCTGAGCGCGGCAAAATCGTTCCTTCCCGTATCACAGCCGTATCGGCGAAAAAGCAGCGTGAACTGGCCCGTGCCATCAAACGCGCCCGCTTCCTCGCCCTGCTGCCATACGCCGTTAAGTAA
- a CDS encoding TIGR01244 family sulfur transferase, which yields MDIRQLTPRYFVSPQIAAEDMADLAAAGITRILCNRPDSEVPPSHSAEAIRTAAEAAGLTFGEQPLTHQTMTPDVIAQNRALGVETGDVVLAYCASGTRSTIAWALGQAGDMEPDAIVQAAQDGGYDLSNLRQALTQPFV from the coding sequence ATGGATATCCGACAGTTAACCCCCCGCTATTTCGTGAGCCCCCAGATCGCTGCCGAAGACATGGCCGATCTGGCAGCCGCTGGCATCACCCGTATTCTTTGCAACCGCCCTGACAGCGAAGTGCCGCCCAGCCACTCCGCCGAGGCCATCCGCACAGCGGCAGAAGCTGCGGGCCTAACCTTCGGCGAACAGCCGCTGACCCATCAGACGATGACCCCCGATGTAATTGCACAGAACCGTGCCCTTGGCGTGGAAACCGGTGACGTTGTTCTGGCATATTGCGCATCGGGCACCCGTTCGACCATCGCGTGGGCGCTGGGACAGGCTGGCGACATGGAACCAGATGCGATTGTTCAGGCGGCGCAGGACGGCGGGTACGACCTGTCCAATTTGCGTCAGGCACTGACCCAGCCCTTTGTCTGA